A window of Gossypium raimondii isolate GPD5lz chromosome 7, ASM2569854v1, whole genome shotgun sequence genomic DNA:
GGCCAAGTTTGCCCATAGTTATTGAGAATCATGAAAAAAATGTagaaacaaatttaattcaatctgTGAAGTTGATTAAAATACATTTGAACATCGggtacataaatttatatttgtctCGACTATGACGATTGTCCAAAATGGAAGTTTCGATACGGGCACTTGTTTCCACTGTGGCCAATAGTCCTGCAAAGACCACAACGTTTGGGTTTGTCTTTCTCCCTCAAGTCCATGTCATTTTGAATCTTGCTGACTTACGTCCGACCCTTGGGTACCCTATGTAGCCCCGAGTTGAGGAGCAACTCGAATGTAGGCGAAGGAACTTCCTATGTCGAGATATCCTTAAAGGTGGGGAACTCATTTTCCCAAATATGTAACATGCATTTCAACGTGTACACCTCATCGATATATTGCTCACAATCAACATTGGCCCATGCACAAGCTGTAACAATGTGTGAACACGAGTACTGAAACGTCTAGAACCTCCCGTAGTTGCACCGCCTATTTCAGTTGTGTAAGAAAACTGTTTTCAAATTAggtttttttccaacaatcctCCTCCCAAAATTATAGCAATTTCCACActaatcttttatttcatttcatcaagttTTACACTCGTGTTAAACCTCATCCCTATTTGATAGCACGATTCAAATATACAACCAATTATTGTTTGGAAAATTACTCCAACGAAATGGACGTATACGAAAAATTGATTATTCATCTTCAATACTAAACGATTCATACCATTTTAAAGCAACAAAAAGaagtttttatcaaataatataacttgcATCTAATACTATTAATTATCAATACAAATACATAATCatacataatagtaaaataaattaaaaaatataaaaataattacaaactaaCATTATTAATTCAAACTTGATTTCTGAGGTAAAAAAGATCTTGAATTCtcaaatgaaaaacaaatatggttgatattcaattttaatttttaacaaccCTTTTTTTCCTCTCCTGTTTTATTTGTTGAAAccataaacaataaaaatttgtttttttggtcGTGGGAGGGGTATATATAGGATATTGGTGCCGCCACACTGACAGGCAGCACCCattaaaaacaatttctttttctttctcaaaacggttaaatttttttagatttcaaactAGTGTTTCTTCACTACTTGGCAATGCCATCTtacataaccttttttttttattctatgtcaaccttttatttttttttgtcaaccatattttaaaaaaaaaccaaccagTGCCGTCAATGTGTCAGACGACACcactataaaaaaatatttttctttatatttgtatactagttgttttctattaaaaaatcgTATTTTTGTCAGTGTCGCCTAACTACTTGGCGGcaccaattaaaaaatattttctcttcatCATCGGGATTGATGGCAGGAAGGGTGAGGAAATCACGGCTGGTGTTGTTTGAGAGTGTGGCAACACTCATGtttaatgtaaaaagaaaacacCTTTTGTAAATAATGGAGGCATAATACCAATTTCGTAagtttttgtattaattttataaaaaaaacccgAAGAATTTCACTTTGGTGGGTGGTAAATCCTAGTGAGAGTCATAATGAAACACAAGACGCCTAGGCCAATAGTGTCCCTTAATTAGCTTCACCAATGTGATCAGATTTGTTTCTATCTTTTGGACTAAATGTTTTGTCGCACAATATGAATAGGGGGAAGCCGCAGTCCACAAGCATAAAGCTTTCTTGTTTGATAGTGCCCTTTTCCCTATTTAGGAGAAATGAGGATGTCCcaattattgataaaaaaaaatggtctTGTCTCCATCTCAACCCACTTTTCTTAAGCCTCATAggcaatctttttctttttccaactcCAACGAATCCCATGTAGTTAGGGGGAAAGCATCCATCCATGCCAATACAAAAACATATCGATATTGAAGTGTTTACAAGTGATGCAACATACACTGATACACAAACACATTTAACATATCAAAAGACATCTACTTCGCACATAATAATCAGAATATccaaactaaaatataacaaattgaaTGTCCATCAATATCCGAAAATGTATTAGTTATGATACAGTTGTTCAGCAGTAGGTTTCTTCAAGCTTGCAGTTTTCCGCCTATTCTATTTACTCGCAGAAAACCATTGAACAACAATAGAAACAAAGATTTCTTATGCACTTAAATCTTACCTTTATGCAGTGGCAGAGCTCAAAGCCCCATTCCATAGCATGTATGCAATCGGTGTATCTCGatgtatcattttaaatttatctttagtttttaaatattttccatatCTATAAAGCTGgagtcaaaaaattattttagaggtcaatattaaataataaatttttaacaagatcaaaatataatttatcattgtatataattattattttaaatttttaagagattaatttaaaatttcatcatggtACAATTTTATCgtatattaacttataaatttaaaattttaaaaggattaaaacattattttaccatttcaaggaCGAATGCCATTACCCTGCTGCTTGGATTAcagaatttgaaaaaataattttgaagatatttttatatagaaaatattaccctttgatttattttattattttaataatataaagaatttataatattatgcGTGACTTGATTGGTGATTACAACCAACCAAACTCGtatatttcttttccttctttcttaaattaaaattaatattttcaaattaaattaattttgaccAAATATATTCACTTCCATTCGTCCTCTATTTTAAAACCAATTGTGTGAGGGGATCTAAATTCGTTTGGATAAAAAGATttataatgatcaaattgaaaaatattgtcAAATTGAAGGACTAAATATTACTTATCCCCAATTATCACTCCCTCAAACTCAAAGCCCAATTATCAGTATCCTGACTCAAGGCCCATCAATACAGTCTCCTTTCCCTCTCTTTCACTCGCTTCCAAAACTGGCGCCACTCTCTCTGTCTTCTCATTTTCTCAAACAATCTATCCCAAGTAGTACAACGTATTCTACCTGCAATTTAATCGGCGGTTCGATCCGAtttgaaagagaaaaaacaaagaataagaGGAGATGTCTCTAAGACCGAGCGCGAGGGCCGAGGTTCGAAGGAACAGGTACAAGGTGACGGTTGATGCGGAGGAAGGTCGCCGGAGGAGAGAAGACAACATGGTTGAGATTCGAAAGAACAAGAGAGAAGAGAACCTTCTTAAGAAACGCCGCGAAGGACTTCTCGCTCAACAACAACCGCAGCAACAACAGTTGCTCTCTTCAACTGCCGATTCCGAGAAAAATGTAGTACATTCAACTGATCAATTGATTTGATCCATCGGGTCATGATTGATAACTAGGTTCAACTTATTGTCTTACTTCAATTTCtgtaattagataaaaaaaatgttattagTGTTACTGGTGTTATAAAGTTGCTGATTAGGAGTAGGTCAATTTGTGTTACTGACATGAACTGAAATGCATGTTGAACTTATTCGTTTTAGTAAGCCTATAAAGAATGGATAGGACTATTTGCTCTTTTACTATTGAATCAAACATGATTTTGACGTGTTTATAATCTAATTGTAATCTAATTGCAGTTAGAAAGTCTTCCGGCTATGGTTGCTGGCCTTTGGTCAGATGACAGGAATGCCCAGCTTGAGGCGACCACTCAGTTCCAGAAGCTACTATCAATAGGTcgatattttgtttttctattttttcttgttGCAACTCacttttaattttgcatttagaAGTTATTACTTGCTCTTAATTTATCTTCAGATCATGGTCCTCCAATCAATGAAGTTGTACAATCAGGTGTTGTTCCTCGCTTTGTTGAGTTTCTTGCTAGGGATGACTTCCCACAGCTTCAGGTTTGATATTTTGATACTGAAGTTATTAGGATTTTGCTCAATCTCTTTGGTAATGTTTTGGCTGTTTTATGGTTTAACTGTTTATATGCAATCTTGTGGGTTGTAGTTTGAGGCAGCTTGGGCTCTCACGAATATTGCCGCAGGGATGTCAGACAATACCAAAGTTGTAATTGATCATGGAGCTGTCCCTGTATTTGTTAAACTTCTTGCATCTCCAGCCGATGATGTACGCGAGCAGGTAGATATTGCAGTCCGCAAGTAACCTTATTTTCATTAATACAGTTTAGTTGCATTCCAATACGggttatcattttctttttggaattatAGGTTGTTTGGGCCTTAGGAAATGTTTCCGGAGACTCACCTAAATGTCGCGACCTGGTCCTTGGTCATGGTGCCTTGATGCCACTGTTGGCACAATTCAATGAGCATGCCAAGCTTTCTATGTTGCGAAATGCTACATGGACTTTGTCAAACTTTTGCAGGGGCAAGCCACGGGCATCATTTGAGCAGGTTGGTCTTTCTCGACTCTTGTAATATGAATTGTTTGGAATTATGACTTTTTTTGCTGATGTCTTTTGCTAACACGTATGCTTTTGAAATTCAATAAGCAGACAAAGCCAGCTTTGCCCACTCTTGAGCGTCTTATCCATTTGAACGATGAGGAAGTCCTTACAGATGCATGCTGGGCCCTGTCATATCTCTCAGATGGTACTAATGACAAAATCCAAGCTGTTATTGAAGCAGGTGTCTGCCCCCGACTCGTTCAGCTCTTGCTGTAAGTACTGGATCATTTTgcttttcaaattgatttttgatttgatgtatatgtttatgttgttgtttgtccctttttcttttgaagaaaTTTATTCTTTGTCTGTTTCTAGCAGTTGCTTGTGAATTCTGGATGTTTTGAATATCCTCACTTATTTTTCCTTGTTAGTCATCCATCCCCAACAGTCCTCATTCCCGCGCTTCGCACAGTTGGAAATATTGTTACTGGGGATGATATGCAGACTCAGGTATGGAATATTTAATGACATATTCATTTCTTTCTCTACTGCTATTCTGATTTCTTTCCTTTGAGATGTTGTTAGCTGACTTATCCTTGTTCTGGTTTTGGCTGGTTAATTGCATTTATACACGTTAGACAACTTAATATAATGTATTCTCTCTGACTCATCTATTGGTTCTTTGTTGCTTAAACCATGTTGGGGCAGTGCTGTCCTTTCTATTACAATTATTTTGACTGTCTCTGATATGTCATTGCAGAAGCCATTGGTGCAATACTATATTTGGTTAGCTTgataattcaattttgtttttcaggCAAACAACAAATTATGCCTTGCATTAATGTGCTAGTATTCTTCACAACTCTAATTTGACTGTGGTTTCTTTAAAATGTGCTTCACATTTGATGATGTCAATAAATGTTAGAAGATTTTAAAGCTGGGTATCGTTTCTAATGAAGTTTAACTGTTGGGGTTTATTATGAAAACTGGATAGCTATATATGGTTTCAGTTGACATGCTTATAGAAAAATTTGTTGGAAAACATAAACTCTAGATGTGTTCCCTCTTAAGAAAAATCCAGAAAATTAGAGGATTTTGATTTATGACAAGATTGTAGACTGAAATAATTGTACATGACACATGATTCCGGCGTGTTTTGTTACTTTTAGGCAAATATGATTGATGCATCTTCTTCATGGTTAATTGGCATATGGTGAGATGAATCATAGGTTATGCCCTTAATTTATATTTGGATTAAACGGTCTTTAATTTTTAGGATTGAGTTGACAATGTCATGTTTCTTTGGACAACAATGTTTGTATTCATATCACTACTTAGTTGCCTCTTGCTCCGTACTGTGATGCTACATGTTATTTCCACTTTCAGTGTATTATAAACCACCAAGCTCTTCCATGCCTTTTGAACCTGCTGACAAATAACTACAAAAAGAGTATCAAGAAGGAAGCTTGCTGGACCATTTCAAACATCACTGCTGGAAATGCAAACCAGATACAGGTTGGGAAATTTAGTACGACAAATCTATCGTTGATGTTATAGTTTTCAATTGTGGCCTTTTCATCCAGTTTGAATAATTCAGTTGGTGtgtgaattgaaaatgtttttttaggCTGTAATTGACGCTGGCATTATTGCTCCTCTAGTCCATCTACTTCAACACTCTGAGTTTGAGATCAAGAAAGAAGCTGCTTGGGCAATTTCAAATGCTACATCTGGCGGCAGCCACAAACAAATAAAGTATAGTTTTTTTGCCATAATCACTATCTGGGTTCTTCATAATACAATTTTCCGTAAATAATTAGTTTCTGTTTTATTTGCCAGGTTCCTGGTGAGCGAAGGTTGCATTACATTGTGTGATCTTCTAACCTGTCCTGACCCAAGAATTATCACTGTTTGTTTAGAGGGGCTTGAAAACATTTTGAAGGTTGGTGAAGCTCAGAAAAAATTGGGTCACACCGGAGAATTCAATGTCTATGCTGACTTACTTAATGATGCTGGGGGGTTGGAAAAGATTGAAAACCTCCAAAGTCATGACAACAATGAAATCTATGAGAAGGCAGTGAAGATTCTTGAAACATATTGGGGGGAAGATGAGGATGAGCCACTACCCCCTGGTGATGCTTCGCAATCTGATTTCCATTTTGGAGGCAACCAACTTCCTGTTCCATCTGGTGGATTCAGTTTCAGTTGAAGGTATGCATTTGAATTTGTCTGCTAACCTTCTCTGAGGAAGTTAACATGATCTTTTAGGAAAATTGATATGTTAAATTGCAATATGGTTGCTCTTTGGTTCTGCAATTTCACATGTATCTGAGTTGCTAAAACTCTGTACTGGAAACTAGGATGTAATAAATGTCACCATAATTAAGTAGTGAAATAGATTATACAGTTTGCCCcatgcttttatattttataacaaaacacCATTTTGCTGATTTGAGTCTCGTAATGAGTTATAATGAGCTTTCTTTGTAGCAATTCTAGTggtcaaataatttgtaaagaGATGGTGTGTGTTTATGCCAGTTCTAGTTGCCTACAAACTTctgaacttgtatttttatgTCTTGATTTGATTGGATGCCCTAAAGACGTTTTTGGATTTGCAGGAGACCTGATTGGAGTAGAATGAAGCTCAGATGGAGTGTCATTCAGAATTCACAGATAGTTGAAGTGACGCCAAAGTATGTTTTCAAGAAGCCAGAAAATAAAGACAGGGTGTATGATACCACAGTTGAAGGTCTAGAAGCCATACAaaaccttcttcttcttcttttgtaaCATTTCACATGTGGTAGTTAATTCTTTTCTGCatcttaatattattagatGCAGGAAAGAGGCATGCAGCACCAATCCTCCCTTTTATATCCATACCAATTTATGCTCCTGCATATGCGGCAAGGATGTATTAGCTTCCATTATAAATGGTTAGTTTTAGATATGGCTTTTATCAGAAAGGCGCACCAATGTAGGTTGTGAAAGggaaattttttcatttccgGTAATGTACAAGTCAAAAACCTGAAAGATGCGCCGGAGTTTTATGTACCGAATGTTGAATGAGTCCGGTGGCTCTAAATAGAATTTGATTCCCAAATATTATATGTTTCATGCATTCTTGCGGACTCCTGATTTCATTGTGTGCCCCAACTATGCCCATCTCTGGAGATCTGCAAAGTACAAAAGAAAAGAGTCTTTTGTTTTTACTTGAACGGCGTGTTAGGCCAATTTCCGGAAAGTGCAGGCGGGCCCTGACCGGGTGCTTCGTTTTAACTCTATTCGCAAAGTACATTTGGTGCTGTGGACGGGATATTAGGTGATAGCTCAAGTCTGCATCAGACTTATGATTAGGGGAAAGGCAagcaaaatttgatttgattcaataaaattgaaataaaatttgaatttcgagttaatcaaatcttgaataagtaatttgagTTTTGAGTTCGAGTTGAGTTCAATTTTATAATTCGAATAATAGATTAATTTGAATACATATTTAGtccatattaattttgaaaatgaacaaattagtcTATCAAccaaaattgcaaaaaaattataaattataaaatatttataaaattccaaaattgattctaaaaatataaaaagaaagttaaaattttaaattttttctaaaataataattttaaaacttaaataagttaattaataattcaagtttatcctaaagtatcttatttttattatttttcttttgaaaatattttgaaatatatatttttaaaattatgtgctataatataaaattagttatactataataagattttaatttgatatattaattttttaatttaattcaaataatttcactcgatttgattcaatatgactcaaatttcatttcactcgactcgaaaaaaattttaaaattgagttagaATAAAATAGAACTTATCCACTCTTTcctatcataaaataaaaatcgttAGCTCAAAACTCTTTTACTTAGATTCGATGGAATACTCGGTGATGATTGCCTTAGAAAAGCTGGGAGTATGACAAACTTGCCTGTATCATAGCAATTATTAGTAGTAACGAGGGTAATTCTGTAAAATCATGGACTCTAGGAACAACCCCAAAAAAGACCCACCATTGGTAACAGGAAGCAACCTGAAAGTTGGCTTCGTTTCTAGACATACTACTTCACGTGAGGAACAGAACCAGATTGTACATGCTTGAATGGGCTATTTTTATTTGAACCACTATTTTCGAACATAATCCTTATTCACAACTGTGGTAAACTAAACCTGTTCACTCATAAATTCAACTTATGCTGGCCATCATTGTCTGCTCTTAATTGATGAGCTTCATACAACAGAGAGATGAAAAGCCAAGTAGCTTTCACTGATGAGGACGACTGTGAGTCATGTAGATTGGCATACTGTTGGTGGCGAACAGCTACTAAATTCGATGAATGTGCTAAGCTGAAGCTGGATTTTCCTGACGTTTCCATTCTAACGCCTAGGCTGAGACTGCTTAGAGAACTGGAGAGATTGGCTCTCATTGCACCTGATGGACTAAACGAGCTTCGCCACAAGCTTCTTGGGTATCGTTCAGGTGACTTCTGGGTACCCATTGGAGGCATCAACAAGGAAGATATGGATATTCCTCCCGTGAACACTATTCTCTTGGTGGGATTCTCTGGTTCCGGCAAGAGCTCCCTTATAAATCTTATGTACAGTATTCTTGGTCGGTCTGGCTTAATACCCTTTGCTCAAACATCATCAGGTGAGTTTGAAGTTgcataatttatacttttatttttattatctaaaaTCAGTAATTGCCTTGTGTTGTGAAAAAGGCTTAGGAAATTGCAGCAAAAAGaagatttttaagttttctcaTTTACATGCAGGAAGTTGTTCCAATTACACAACCATGTACATGGAAGAACACAATGTCCTGAGATCAATGCGAAGCGGTTTCTGCGTTTACGATTCAAGAGGGTTCGATTATGGTAGAACAAGGGAGGCATTGGAGGAATTATCGAGTTGGATGAGTGAAGGGGTTCATCATAACCAGCTTTGCTTGAGATATCGCGACAGCAAAATGATGACAGACGATATGGAAAATGATGACATGGGATCGTCTTCGAAGTTCGTGCTGAGAAGAGTGAATTGCGTGATAGTGGTAGCTAACATGGCAGAGATTTACCAAGCTTTAAAAGCAGGCGATTTGAAGCCATTAGAGGCCATCAGACAGCTCTTCTGCTGTGCTGCTTTGCGAAACAGCAGTAAGTTTTGTCTTTAATTGCCgcaatcataaattaataacaaatgGCACATACCATGTATAATGATAATGACGCTTTCCCAATTAGCTCAAAGGCATGATGAACCGAATGGTCTTTTTTTGTGCTCATTCAATGTCCTTTCTGTTCCAGATCCTTGAACCATACGTTTCACAATTCCAAGTCAAGGTTTCCCTTATTATGTGTTGTTAGTACTATCATGACCATTCTTAGTCATATCTTACATTCTAAATCTTCCTCAGATGAAAACCCTCTCGTGATCTTGACACACGGTGACTTGTTATCCACCGAAGAGAGGATCGATGGCAGGCTGAAGATATGCGAATGTCTGGATATATCGGAGACCAATGGCGTTTATGACATAGTATGCCTTACAGAATACGGATTTCTCGAAGAAGAATGTGATCCAGTGTCAGCCTATGCCTTAACTGAAGTTGTGTACAGGGCACTGCTTATCTCAGATAGAGGACAGCTCCCAAAGAAAAGATTCCATCACCGGGCACTGTTGATATTACTATGCCTTGTACGTTTCATCGGTGTATGCTTTGCTTTCCTAGCTGATGTTTGTTCCAGACTTGGGGAGAAAGAGAAACTGAGGATATGAATTCAAGAGATCAACAGCTTAACACCAAGGATTTTATTTTGACTCACTGACTTGACATGCCGGACCGAGTTGAGACTCTTCACTCATGTCTTATTAATTTGTAACCATATGAAAGAATAGGACCGTTTGGTAGCGTAGTTATGCAGTCGAGAAAATTGTTGCTCGTGTTTGTAATAAATTTTGGAACATACTCGTTTTCTAATTTCCTCTTCAAATTGCAACAAGAACAATTCATCCTTTTCACCACACAGCTGTAAAAATGGATGATTTGGGCATCTTATGAACTTTAAAGCagggaaaaagaaagagggCTTCATCTACCATCAAGTAAACAAGTTGTATATAGGAATGAATCCTTTTGTCTTGGTGTTCATTAATCCATATAAACCAGAAAACTAGGGAGGGGGTGTTGTCAATTGTGGTAcccttttatcttttcatttggGTCTTTACTTGTGGTACCCCCCACCAACATCATTAAATCTTCTGCTCTCTTTCTATTCTTAATGCATTAGAGCaccctctctctctcttttgttggtaaaatatcataaaaagaAGCCTTAATAATGTATCTAAGTTTATTACTCTTTcctaaatgttatttttttagtctaatgtggtgcaaaaattatacattttgatACTTGGAGCTAACCATATCaactttttagtgtttaattcgaGTTTTATTGTTGACTTGATGAGAATTTATAACTAGCTAATAGTATTAACAATTAACTTCTATCAAATTGAccttaaaacccaaattaaatagCTGACAAATTAAATGCAAAAGTAAGCAAATTCACAATAACactgaatttattttattaacaaaatcataaaaattttaacataattatattagcaattaactttcatcaatttaacccttaaacttgAAGTAGACCCTAAATAGTTAACATCATTAtctttaaatactaaaatgtatcactttttatcaaatacaaataccacgctgaactaaaaaataaaacaagcgCCAATTGGTATATTAAACCTAAAAAGACATCTATTGATTGAATATAGAGCCactcaaattcaattattttagtttattgtCTTGCACAAATGCAAATGTATTAATTTCTATTCCCAGGGGTTAATAGATTGAtgaaatatttacataaaatatcaaattaaaatatattaatttcaattaatgtaattttgaaggtaaataaataaattatataattaatgagtATTAATATCGATTACTCTATGTTACGAGCttaatcaaatcaatattatacaattattttgaaG
This region includes:
- the LOC105794644 gene encoding importin subunit alpha-1 isoform X2, translated to MVAGLWSDDRNAQLEATTQFQKLLSIDHGPPINEVVQSGVVPRFVEFLARDDFPQLQFEAAWALTNIAAGMSDNTKVVIDHGAVPVFVKLLASPADDVREQVVWALGNVSGDSPKCRDLVLGHGALMPLLAQFNEHAKLSMLRNATWTLSNFCRGKPRASFEQTKPALPTLERLIHLNDEEVLTDACWALSYLSDGTNDKIQAVIEAGVCPRLVQLLLHPSPTVLIPALRTVGNIVTGDDMQTQCIINHQALPCLLNLLTNNYKKSIKKEACWTISNITAGNANQIQAVIDAGIIAPLVHLLQHSEFEIKKEAAWAISNATSGGSHKQIKFLVSEGCITLCDLLTCPDPRIITVCLEGLENILKVGEAQKKLGHTGEFNVYADLLNDAGGLEKIENLQSHDNNEIYEKAVKILETYWGEDEDEPLPPGDASQSDFHFGGNQLPVPSGGFSFS
- the LOC105794644 gene encoding importin subunit alpha isoform X1, which encodes MSLRPSARAEVRRNRYKVTVDAEEGRRRREDNMVEIRKNKREENLLKKRREGLLAQQQPQQQQLLSSTADSEKNLESLPAMVAGLWSDDRNAQLEATTQFQKLLSIDHGPPINEVVQSGVVPRFVEFLARDDFPQLQFEAAWALTNIAAGMSDNTKVVIDHGAVPVFVKLLASPADDVREQVVWALGNVSGDSPKCRDLVLGHGALMPLLAQFNEHAKLSMLRNATWTLSNFCRGKPRASFEQTKPALPTLERLIHLNDEEVLTDACWALSYLSDGTNDKIQAVIEAGVCPRLVQLLLHPSPTVLIPALRTVGNIVTGDDMQTQCIINHQALPCLLNLLTNNYKKSIKKEACWTISNITAGNANQIQAVIDAGIIAPLVHLLQHSEFEIKKEAAWAISNATSGGSHKQIKFLVSEGCITLCDLLTCPDPRIITVCLEGLENILKVGEAQKKLGHTGEFNVYADLLNDAGGLEKIENLQSHDNNEIYEKAVKILETYWGEDEDEPLPPGDASQSDFHFGGNQLPVPSGGFSFS
- the LOC105794636 gene encoding uncharacterized protein LOC105794636 encodes the protein MKSQVAFTDEDDCESCRLAYCWWRTATKFDECAKLKLDFPDVSILTPRLRLLRELERLALIAPDGLNELRHKLLGYRSGDFWVPIGGINKEDMDIPPVNTILLVGFSGSGKSSLINLMYSILGRSGLIPFAQTSSGSCSNYTTMYMEEHNVLRSMRSGFCVYDSRGFDYGRTREALEELSSWMSEGVHHNQLCLRYRDSKMMTDDMENDDMGSSSKFVLRRVNCVIVVANMAEIYQALKAGDLKPLEAIRQLFCCAALRNSNENPLVILTHGDLLSTEERIDGRLKICECLDISETNGVYDIVCLTEYGFLEEECDPVSAYALTEVVYRALLISDRGQLPKKRFHHRALLILLCLVRFIGVCFAFLADVCSRLGEKEKLRI